A window of Nicotiana tabacum cultivar K326 chromosome 24, ASM71507v2, whole genome shotgun sequence contains these coding sequences:
- the LOC107775363 gene encoding glutathione S-transferase U9-like, translating into MAEENKVILHGTWGSLFVKRVELALKIKGIPYEYVEEDLSNKSPQLLKYNPVLKKVPVLVHNGKPVSESLVILEYIDETWKTGPRILPEDPYERAIVRFWANYIDQHLIASTAKLWKSSGEEQEKAQEEVLEKIRIVEEGNPEIHGNELGLLQILLVTTFGSHKAYEEVLGVKILVPENTPLLYSCVTSLNELTLVKQICSPHDMLVSKLKIYRQNALKSTTR; encoded by the exons ATGGCTGAGGAAAACAAAGTAATTCTACATGGAACATGGGGTAGCCTTTTTGTTAAGAGAGTAGAACTGGCTCTCAAAATCAAAGGCATACCTTATGAGTATGTTGaagaagatttgagcaacaagaGTCCCCAGCTGCTCAAGTACAATCCTGTTCTCAAGAAGGTCCCTGTACTTGTTCACAATGGTAAACCTGTTTCAGAGTCGCTCGTCATTCTTGAATACATCGATGAAACCTGGAAGACCGGACCTAGAATCTTGCCAGAAGATCCCTATGAAAGAGCCATAGTTCGTTTCTGGGCTAATTACATTGATCAG CATCTTATAGCCAGCACGGCTAAGCTGTGGAAGTCAAGTGGAGAAGAACAAGAGAAGGCTCAAGAggaagtgttggaaaaaataagaATTGTGGAAGAGGGAAATCCTGAAATCCATGGAAATGAATTGGGGCTCTTACAAATCTTGCTGGTTACAACATTTGGATCTCATAAAGCATATGAAGAGGTCCTTGGTGTGAAGATTTTGGTTCCAGAAAACACCCCACTACTTTATTCATGTGTCACAAGTTTAAACGAGTTGACACTGGTGAAACAAATTTGTTCTCCTCATGATATGCTTGTGTCAAAGCTCAAAATCTATAGGCAAAATGCCTTAAAATCCACCACCCGCTGA